One stretch of Eupeodes corollae chromosome 2, idEupCoro1.1, whole genome shotgun sequence DNA includes these proteins:
- the LOC129945211 gene encoding uncharacterized protein LOC129945211, producing MFTEELEEYESKGATRKSLLSLDAYIDGNGILRVGGRLQNTLLPYNQQHPIILKPNYYFSELVMRDAHNKTLPGGNQQSTQLWQLIGSLPEPQVRISRPFTHTGIDYAGPIEIKALKAIHLETVSDMTAQSFLEAFRGFTARRGLCAQIYSDCVTNFVGAN from the exons ATGTTCACCGAAGAACTGGAAGAATACGAGAGTAAAGGTGCAACTAGAAAATCATTGCTCTCACTCGACGCTTACATCGATGGTAATGGTATCCTACGCGTTGGTGGTCGACTGCAAAACACGTTACTCCCGTACAACCAGCAGCATCCGATCATCTTGAAACCTAACTACTATTTTTCGGAGCTTGTGATGCGAGATGCTCACAACAAAACTCTACCCGGAGGAAACCAACAGTCTACCCAATTATGG cAACTCATCGGAAGCCTTCCAGAACCACAGGTAAGAATCTCCAGACCATTCACACACACCGGAATAGATTATGCTGGACCTATAGAAATAAAAGCATTGAAA GCTATTCATCTGGAAACAGTTTCAGATATGACAGCACAATCTTTTTTGGAAGCTTTCCGTGGCTTCACAGCCCGTCGAGGTCTTTGTGCTCAAATATATAGCGACTGTGTCACAAATTTTGTTGGAGCAAATTAG